ataattgaattaattgagaatatgacattatattacatatctattgaaaaaataaaaatgcaaaagttatataatcttgttaatactatttttttacataattttttacttacaCTTTAGTctacaatttgaaaatttaatttaccaattatattttattttattgcaattcTGATTACTTCTGAAGAAAATACTTTGTACtacaaaatatacatataattaagaacaattttgtttaaatatatagttttagaGGAGTAAGTGTTACATCTGATAATTTTGTTGGGGGGGGGAGGGGTGAATTTTACCTCAATAATAGTTGAACGgccaaagtgtattttacccataattttatttactataatttttttagtggtatcataataaatgatgaaataattgttcatatatagataaatttataattaaatgataaatatacataaatccATAGacttgtataaataaaatatctctGTTGTGTGCAACAGTAAAAGGTAATCATATAACTAATTGTTTCTCATCATTGaacaaaaagttacaaaataaaaagaaaagaaaaacctaCCTAACATAGAATgcataataaaatcattcacAGATGAATTCAGTGTAAATCACAATTGACTCTTATGAGGTCtgccataattataaatttgtttgaaaaattgcaaatattcttttatgatAGCCCATGTACggatatttgttagaaaatcgttaatttcaagagaatatttataatttttttgaaacagCAAGGGGTACAAACCTCAGAAAAGCTCCTTTATTAATGAGGTGCCAAACTCCAATAAAATAGACTAATAAGTCATAAGAAAGGAAGTAGGCGACATTAATGGATGGACTAAAAAGGAGAGAGAACTTATTATAAAACGATCACTATATTGATATTTCTGAtcatctatttatacaaattattctaatttttttttttacataattacaaaactcATTAATAGAACACCTATAGAAATAGATTAAAGTTCACAAAAGCTAGCAGCCAGCCCCAAAGTATTACTGGctactttctttttctatatatatgcattcatAGCATTAACATAGCACCACCAAAAATCGactaaaattcacaaaaatttgCAACCAGCtcctcattattattattgtttcttttctataattaGAACCTTAAGTTATACCTtgtaaatgtatttttgttgcTGGGCATAAcgtcaattttaattatacaacttTTGACTATCGATCTAGCCCCTATAGCTCAGTGGTAGAGCTTCAGTCTTGTAAACTGAAGGTCTGTAGTTCGATCCTGCATGGGggcattttccttttatatttacatggtatatgaaatgtaataattttatgcttatattgaaaatttgaatgtattatttagttaacatgtaatttattgattttattaagcAAAATTAAAGGATATATATGAGATTAGACtaaatatcgtaattattaggtttttaaatatcaactttaattaCTAGACTGAATCGAATTTTGGTTCACATATTGGGTTGACTTGCGAATACGATACATAATAATcacttattaattagtattggCAAGGATTGAAGTTTGAACCATCACATTTAAGGGCTGGTACTGTTTATCTCGACCTATTCATTAaatgttgaaagaaaaattaagagtaattttatgaaattttatcaaaGTATCATTGGAATTTAcgaaaggataaattatattttgccatccaaactatatctatttttatattttgctattCAAACTACAtccatttttacatttatccattgaatttttttttttgtgtgaacTTACAGATCATACTTGAATGATTGTACCAGCACCACCATTCGGCTAACCCAATTATTGATCGACTTGTATCGACTGAGTTTAAGAATTGGTTCAAATGACGTGTAagttgatataaatttttttttgaatttttacaaGTATGTTGTgtccaaatttaaaatatttgattaatatatgaacgTGTAGGTACATCCGGAGTTGAACTATACTGACAATGAACTCCTGAAGTGACATTATTGAAATCCAAGTGCAGAAGTAACGTCGGTCCCTTGCTATTTTGAGAAAGGGTTCAACTTTCACATGGAATGTTACAACGCCGGTAAGTCAACCATGAATGAGGTGTGTGTCAAAAGTTCATCGTATACAAACGAGGATAATGACTTCTACGGAATTATCGAAGATATTATTCAATTGGCATACCCACTTATTCCGAACTTGCACATTGTTCTGTTCAAGTGTCATTGGATCGATCTAATAAGAGACATGAAGGTACAACCATGCTATCACCTTGTTGAtgtaaacttaaaatttaccaaaagGATGGACTATTCATACTTGTACTACATTGAGCACAACAACCAGCTCCTGGAGTTTTAGTTGAGCCCAAAATTTCTGACACAGTGTGCCAAGAATAAGGTCAACTCAGAAGCAGCTGCGACCATCTACAACGAGGGGTCGTCATCCATTAGGGCGCACAAACAGAAGACGATAAGTATTTTAACgcatattagtaattttatttaatttcttatatttttaattattttttacaataattttttaataggaGACACTACTCGGACGCCCCATCACTCAGATGGAGGTGTTCGAGAAGgtctacaaaaaaaaaagaacggATAGTGGAGCGGCCTGAGGGCGGAGGAGGTCACGGTAAGTAATTAAAGTAATTgacataatttattcttttaattttaaattattacttttaatctaattatttaacatgttTGCAGTAGATGTTCTTGAGGATGATGGAGGAACGCCAGAGACAGTACAACAACAATGAAGAACCTTCATTATTGTCTCAAGACTCCATAGCCCCGAACGAGCAGCAGGTCTGGATGTCAGCAGCTGGCAGTCAGAAGAGGGGCCGAGTATTCGGTCTCAGCTCCGAGGCCCACCACTCGGTTGCTGGACCATCATAGCCCAATCGTTCGACTGCTCCACCCTCGCCACCACAGTTGCAATGCCTCGACCTAAATGATCGGGTGTTGGCCCTCAACCGGTACATCAGAAGCATCGATCCCAACTGGTCCAATTATCTAGAGCCTGAGTCCCTTGGCACCTGACGGCGATGCGACATTCGGCCGTAGGGGATAGTAATTtagattaggattttttttatattttttaagaataaaaattttaaaacaatatttttatttttttaattacatcattattattttgttatattatgtgtttttttatataaattcatttatttaattttagaaaaataaatattaaaatatattaaataaagttaaataaaataaatattaaaagatattacataaaattaaataaaatatattaaaatgtatttaaataactaacaattttttgtaactgCATTTGTAGCGGCTTTTGTAATACTCCAAGAACAGATAAAATAGTTAGGTCATTACAAAGACTGtgccaaaaataattatcaatttcgAACTTGGCCGTTCCAAAAGCagtgacaaaaataaatataatataattcaaaatcgTCACAAAGAGTATTACAAAAAGCAATCTGAATATCGAGCACAACCATACCTAAATGTGTTACAAAGGCTGTtacaataacaattaaatcatattCTACCTAATCGTTACAAAAGTagttccaaattaattttttttcaagtgaCTAGATTTGTAATGGCTTACAAAGGTGGGTATAAAGACCGTTACAAATTGTAACAACTTTATATCAAGTTGTTACAAATAGTTTGTACGCCCTATTTAACTGCAATAGGACTATCTATTACAAAAaccattataaattaaaaaagtcatttcaaattaataaatctgaagcaaataattaattggatatCATTTCAACTCATTGGTATGAATAATTGAGTTAGTAAATTCAAAGTCAGGtccatatataattactaaGTTAAAACTATTAGATTActcgtaaaaaataaaaaaagcagaaattatatactatattattgTCATTGTGTCATAAATTCGTAGTTAGGCTTGAACTAATTAcatgcaaaattaaatcttcATCACCTCTTTCATTCAATTATACGTTGAAAAActaaggataaaaataaaacatttttagcaaaaaaatcaactttattACTTAATTAGCCGATATCAAATACTGAAATTAATTCTCccattctaatttattttttattaattgtaccAAATaggaagaaatatttgaatttttcttcttcgAAATCTTTATcaagataatttaaataaaaaatattatatttctcttataaaaattaaattccacTCGAACCCTCCTTTCACTTTTCCTTTCCTATCGTAGaactaaatgaaattttgactCGTCAAGCCCTTTCATGTTACAATATGAATAATAGATCATACAAGACTTCCATCTTTATGTTAGACATGATgtcataaaataaagataaaattattagtatcaATATGTATGATTCAACGATCTGCACTTCAAACCATTGATGCGGGCAGAACTAATTAACTATCCATCCACTTCCTCGAGCTTCTACCATACAATTTTCAATGTAGTTTTGATCGTGTAcgatatttgtatatttatttttgatagcatccaaagaatttgtgttcaTGTATGTAGAAATACATTACTCACATGAACAAGTAATTATTtgtaacttataaaatgaacaattacatatatattaattagttgcAAACTTGCAACGTatgtttacttttatttatagtaatgCCTAATTTAAAGGTTCATATTACATGGTACGAAGAAGTTGTGCTTTGAGTTTATTACATACATAAGACAGgattgcataaattttgtatGAGGCAATATTATGATGTTTGTTGTTCCTTCTTCAACTAGCATCACGGAAGATAAGGTTCTGGTTCAAAGATGTATACAGTTCTTCCATTTAGAGGTTGAATTGGCCTTGCGTTTCCTGTATTCTCCTGAAAATAAGTAAATCAGCTTTGTCAGTGAGACGATGTAATATTGCCAGTAGAAACATTCAATTACACGCTTACATCATGAATAACATCTTTTAGCGTATCTATTTGCTCGATCGAGACTGTTTtcacctgcaaaacaaaataagaatgtAAGAGAGGATTTAGAAATGGAAACTGCTATAATTTCGAAAAAAACAATCGATAACCGTAACTAACTACGGGgggaaataaataaagcaaatGTATTTTCATGGAGAGACGTTGTTCTTTGTTTTAGTTTCCTCTTAAATCCGAAATATATCTTAAGGGATTAGTACCATTTGAGGATTTTGGTAGAAGTACTCCAGAACAACTATAATTAACTGACCGTCTTAAATATTGTCCAAGTAACATTTTCAGAGCACGGAGGAGTTGTCAGAGAACCATTATATCTGTAATATTCTCTGCTTGAAATGTTGATACTTGATGGATCAACACTCCCCAAAGGATATCCTTCTCGAGTAGCCAATGGCAAATATTGTAAAAACTGCAAGCCATGACGAAAATGTTAGACTATATATCATTCATAAAGCCAAGTGCAAAAACATTGGGGGTATAGTGGTAAATCAAAATTGCTCACTTGTCCAAGGAAAGGATCAGCCTGTCCTAACTTGTACAAAATACCAACAACAGCAATATCTCCTCCCGAGTTGGCATGAACAATATGCAACTCCATATCAAATCTACCAAAAGAGTTTCAGTGAGCATTGATCAACAAGCAGTCGTATATAATAAAGTGTTAGTGGaccaatagaaaaaaaaacctaattttaaaatattatgtgaggattatatgcattttttcGGAGCAAAATGGTGAACTCCgggaacaaaaaaattaaaattacaaaaattaaaaagatgtgggatcaaatataaatatgcattTGTATAACATTTGAAAGTTTATAGACGAAGTATGCAATactaatatatgaattattaagaAACATATGGTACTTATAGATATACCTTATACATTTTACTTTGAAATCATCTACCAATTTCTATATAGTCTACACAAATTTTATGGAACAAAACTGGTATAAAATGACTATTATgttctataattaataaaatacataatatcctttgagttttaaataattacgcTTCTTGAGTGATTGGTTCATTATCGTCTAGTGCAccaaaagtaatataatttcatcccatataactaaatttatgCAGCAGTTAATGCTTATTTTTGCTcgaatcaaaattaaatcaatcataaaataagtgtcactttttttaaactatataccaattatatgataagtatattacacttgcCATATGACTCAAATTTGACCTAATCGATTTCGAActagaatttttcattaatggAATACGTAAACCAAATATGTTCCATAATATTTAGcaaccaatatatatacctaaCTCCGTTCACAGTATGTTCTGCAGGAATATGCCAATGGCTTTGCTGCAATTTAAACTCATCACCATTTATTATGATACCTCCCGCATTTCCTGTCCATTTGACCTAGGagggaaaaaaggaaaaataaaacatccTCAGTCGaaatttcacataattaaaacttataaaaatattaacaaggTTTGGTCGGAAATATTACAATGAGAATTTAGCGTAAACattcattttgaaattcttaGTTTGAATAGCCAAacgttataattaatttattttaaaacgaaatgaaaagtaaaatGGTCTATAACAATAAGGTAGATCGATCATCGATTTAATTACCTCAATTTTATGCTCTGTGTTTCTGAGTAGAGCTTCGGCTGgctgataatttttattcagatCACCAAGTGAACGGTTAAGCTTCACTTCAAGGATATTAACTGGTGACTGACTTTTTCCAGTTCCACAAAGTGTCCAATTTGGGTTAAGAGTGCCCCAATTCTCAGGTCCGGTCTTAGCCCCCACAATGTAGGAGAAGGAAGTTTCGTCATCTGtgaacaaaaagaaacaatacAATGTAAATTCGAATGTAATCTTTCACTACTCCATTgcattatgttttcttttttatggttATAATACTTCAGAAACTTTAGCATTTTTCAATATACGTCGTGATAATAAATGTTATTAGactatttttagattaataattttttcgatttatttttcataacacTTTGCGAAGtcaaattatttactttttaaacgGAGGCAAAACTCAGCTTgcaaatattctaaaaaacaaactattaattacaatattaatggCTATGGCTAAAAATCACAGTAAGTAACTATTATCaaccatgattaaataaaattaatgcaaaaaatctcatttttcaccataaaaaaattatttgttataattaagagccataataaaaacatttatCATGGCTTTTTAGCTGTGATAATGTTTTAGCCACCTTGATAAAAACTACGACCAACAACCTTTTTACGGCTGTGGCTAATAACTATATGCTACGTCTATTTACTATTAACCATGCCtaataaatgttatatttcttataatgaATTCATATAGCAACAAAAGTCATTACCTGTTTCAAGATCATTGGCATTCACAGTGATGAAAGGCAATGTTAAGAAAAAACAACTGAACCAAACGAGAGTCGAGCTATTGTTCTTGACGCCCATAATCCCAATCCTTGTTCTTGAGGTGAAGACGATACCGTGCTAGctattaataaattggatatatgcaaatagctcttttattcatatcttgtctatatgtttatatatataaacatatatttgtgtataaataaaacatacacCTAACATACTGAAAAGACATTAATAaagatttatcaaatttaaaatttaaaaaatatgaaaagattaaaatatcttatgtttttgttagaaaatacatcatattttttctttattaagcattgatatttaccatttaacaatgcataaattttgaaaattaaatactgaaactttgaaaaatcatataggtggaatttgaaaattaaggcAAATAATCTTTAATATTCTCCATAGATATGAAGCAACCaattaccataattttaaataataaaaaataaaaattataaaatagcagttggtcaaaattgaaatttaaaggATACTggaatatgattataattagtaggagattaaattaaaaaaaggtaagaaatattagattttttatatttcaaaaatcaaaatgctaATTTAATACAACtatataaacaatataaaaatataaaaaaattaaatatgttaattattgtcATAGAATATGTACAGattaatttaactataatttaaattatatttaaaaattttaattatgtgaaagtaattttgttgaaggatttcaaattattaattattttatttattcatgcatttgttacataattaaatagttttataTGTATCATCTCaattgcaagaaaataaaaagaaataaatagtaCTGAAGGATAACCTAAGTTGTGGATTAAAACAACAACCCAAACCACACAGGATGAAGGATTATGGGTTTAGGCTCATAGTGATCCAACCCAACCTTACTGAGAGGGCTCAGCTGACCCACCTCCCTTAAGAAGCCCAAGTAGCCTAAATGGGGCGAAGCCCAAGAGAGAGGAAAACGACCCACGAGCCCCCCGTTGACcctaattcaaattcaaagcCCATTCTATGACCCAAGTGCCCAAGTCCTCGACGGGTGGAGGGCCTAAGACCAGTGATCCCCGACGAAAGGGTGTTATAAAGATGAACGCCAAAGGTCCAATAAGAGGATATTCATAGAGTGCTAGAAAATCCCAGGTTCGAGAAGCGCATGGATTAACAGTGAAGGAGGTGTTGGATGTAAAGATTTTGGAAGACAACCCCCTTATCTGGTTCGGACAAGCAG
This region of Sesamum indicum cultivar Zhongzhi No. 13 linkage group LG4, S_indicum_v1.0, whole genome shotgun sequence genomic DNA includes:
- the LOC105160044 gene encoding alpha carbonic anhydrase 7-like, giving the protein MGVKNNSSTLVWFSCFFLTLPFITVNANDLETDDETSFSYIVGAKTGPENWGTLNPNWTLCGTGKSQSPVNILEVKLNRSLGDLNKNYQPAEALLRNTEHKIEVKWTGNAGGIIINGDEFKLQQSHWHIPAEHTVNGVRFDMELHIVHANSGGDIAVVGILYKLGQADPFLGQFLQYLPLATREGYPLGSVDPSSINISSREYYRYNGSLTTPPCSENVTWTIFKTVKTVSIEQIDTLKDVIHDENTGNARPIQPLNGRTVYIFEPEPYLP